In Perognathus longimembris pacificus isolate PPM17 chromosome 23, ASM2315922v1, whole genome shotgun sequence, a single genomic region encodes these proteins:
- the Cln3 gene encoding battenin isoform X1, which translates to MGGCAGSRRRPSDSDSEDSASEPQAPLLGSQGAHWKNAVGFWFLGLCNNFSYVVMLSAAHDILSHKNEAGNHTHVDPGPLPVPHNGSSRFDCNSVSTAAVLLADILPTLIIKFLAPLGLHLLPYSPRVLVSGICSAGSFVLVAFSQSVWISLCGVVLASISSGLGEVTFLSLTAFYSRAVISWWSSGTGGAGLLGALSYLGLTQAGLSPQHTLLSMLGIPILLLASYFLLLTAPEQDPRREEEADTAAQQPLIGVDAPACKPNFGWNLSFQERWTVFKGLLSYIVPLVLVYFAEYFINQGLFELLFFQNTSLSHPQQYRWYQMLYQAGVFASRSSLRCCHIRLTWILALLQCLNLAFLLADVFLRFLPSIYIVFLIVVYEGLLGGAAYVNTFHNIAVETSDKHREFAMAAACISDTLGISLSGALALPVHNFLCHLS; encoded by the exons ATGGGGGGCTGTGCGGGCTCGCGGCGCCGCCCTTCGGACTCCGACA GCGAGGACAGCGCCTCGGAGCCGCAGGCCCCGCTGCTGGGTAGCCAGGGCGCCCACTGGAAGAATGCGGTGGGATTCTG GTTTCTGGGCCTTTGCAACAACTTCTCCTATGTGGTGATGCTCAGTGCTGCTCATGACATCCTTAGCCACAAGAACGAAGCTGGGAATCATACCCAT GTGGATCCAGGCCCACTACCCGTCCCCCACAATGGCTCATCTCGGTTTGATTGCAACTCGGTCTCCACAGCT GCGGTGCTCCTGGCAGACATCCTCCCCACCCTCATCATCAAATTTTTGGCTCCTCTGGGCCTTCATCTGCTACCCTACAG CCCTCGGGTCCTTGTCAGTGGGATTTGTTCTGCTGGCAGCTTTGTCCTGGTGGCCTTTTCTCAATCAGTGTGGATCAGCCTGTGCG GTGTGGTGTTAGCCAGCATCTCCTCAGGCCTGGGGGAGGTCACCTTCCTTTCTCTTACGGCCTTCTACTCCAG GGCCGTGATCTCCTGGTGGTCCTCAGGCACTGGGGGTGCAGGCTTGCTGGGAGCACTGTCCTATCTGggccttacccaggctggcctctctcCTCAACACACCCTGCTTTCCATGCTGGGGATCCCTATCCTGCTGCTGGCCAG ctATTTCTTGTTGCTCACGGCTCCTGAGCAGGACcctagaagggaagaagaggcagACACCGCAGCTCAGCAGCCTCTCATAGGCGTGGATGCCCCAGCATGTAAACCAA ACTTCGGCTGGAACCTCTCTTTCCAAGAAAGGTGGACAGTATTCAAG GGACTGCTGTCCTACATCGTCCCCTTGGTGCTGGTCTACTTTGCCGAGTACTTCATCAACCAGGGACTT TTTGAGCTCCTATTTTTCCAGAACACATCCCTGAGTCACCCTCAGCAGTACCGCTG GTACCAGATGTTGTACCAGGCTGGCGTCTTCGCCTCCCGTTCTTCTCTCCGCTGCTGTCACATCCGTTTGACCTGGATCCTGGCCCTGTTGCAA TGCCTCAATCTGGCCTTCCTGCTGGCAGATGTATTTCTGAGGTTCCTGCCCAGCATCTACATTGTCTTCCTGATTGTTGTGTATGAAGGGCTGCTGGGGGGTGCGGCCTATGTGAATACCTTCCACAACATTGCTGTAGAG ACGAGTGACAAGCATCGGGAATTTGCCATGGCTGCTGCCTGTATCTCTGATACCTTGGGGATCTCCCTGTCAGGGGCCCTGGCCTTACCAGTGCATAATTTCCTCTGCCACCTCTCATGA
- the Cln3 gene encoding battenin isoform X2 has protein sequence MGGCAGSRRRPSDSDSEDSASEPQAPLLGSQGAHWKNAVGFWFLGLCNNFSYVVMLSAAHDILSHKNEAGNHTHVDPGPLPVPHNGSSRFDCNSVSTAAVLLADILPTLIIKFLAPLGLHLLPYSPRVLVSGICSAGSFVLVAFSQSVWISLCGVVLASISSGLGEVTFLSLTAFYSRAVISWWSSGTGGAGLLGALSYLGLTQAGLSPQHTLLSMLGIPILLLASYFLLLTAPEQDPRREEEADTAAQQPLIGVDAPACKPNFGWNLSFQERWTVFKNTSLSHPQQYRWYQMLYQAGVFASRSSLRCCHIRLTWILALLQCLNLAFLLADVFLRFLPSIYIVFLIVVYEGLLGGAAYVNTFHNIAVETSDKHREFAMAAACISDTLGISLSGALALPVHNFLCHLS, from the exons ATGGGGGGCTGTGCGGGCTCGCGGCGCCGCCCTTCGGACTCCGACA GCGAGGACAGCGCCTCGGAGCCGCAGGCCCCGCTGCTGGGTAGCCAGGGCGCCCACTGGAAGAATGCGGTGGGATTCTG GTTTCTGGGCCTTTGCAACAACTTCTCCTATGTGGTGATGCTCAGTGCTGCTCATGACATCCTTAGCCACAAGAACGAAGCTGGGAATCATACCCAT GTGGATCCAGGCCCACTACCCGTCCCCCACAATGGCTCATCTCGGTTTGATTGCAACTCGGTCTCCACAGCT GCGGTGCTCCTGGCAGACATCCTCCCCACCCTCATCATCAAATTTTTGGCTCCTCTGGGCCTTCATCTGCTACCCTACAG CCCTCGGGTCCTTGTCAGTGGGATTTGTTCTGCTGGCAGCTTTGTCCTGGTGGCCTTTTCTCAATCAGTGTGGATCAGCCTGTGCG GTGTGGTGTTAGCCAGCATCTCCTCAGGCCTGGGGGAGGTCACCTTCCTTTCTCTTACGGCCTTCTACTCCAG GGCCGTGATCTCCTGGTGGTCCTCAGGCACTGGGGGTGCAGGCTTGCTGGGAGCACTGTCCTATCTGggccttacccaggctggcctctctcCTCAACACACCCTGCTTTCCATGCTGGGGATCCCTATCCTGCTGCTGGCCAG ctATTTCTTGTTGCTCACGGCTCCTGAGCAGGACcctagaagggaagaagaggcagACACCGCAGCTCAGCAGCCTCTCATAGGCGTGGATGCCCCAGCATGTAAACCAA ACTTCGGCTGGAACCTCTCTTTCCAAGAAAGGTGGACAGTATTCAAG AACACATCCCTGAGTCACCCTCAGCAGTACCGCTG GTACCAGATGTTGTACCAGGCTGGCGTCTTCGCCTCCCGTTCTTCTCTCCGCTGCTGTCACATCCGTTTGACCTGGATCCTGGCCCTGTTGCAA TGCCTCAATCTGGCCTTCCTGCTGGCAGATGTATTTCTGAGGTTCCTGCCCAGCATCTACATTGTCTTCCTGATTGTTGTGTATGAAGGGCTGCTGGGGGGTGCGGCCTATGTGAATACCTTCCACAACATTGCTGTAGAG ACGAGTGACAAGCATCGGGAATTTGCCATGGCTGCTGCCTGTATCTCTGATACCTTGGGGATCTCCCTGTCAGGGGCCCTGGCCTTACCAGTGCATAATTTCCTCTGCCACCTCTCATGA
- the Apobr gene encoding apolipoprotein B receptor translates to MDFLRQHLPGLHQALRGALDSLSTFVSYLIGDEVPTVVREEQTAQVLEEVASGKPEKILEEEAWEVVEGLRGSQSEGVGGLGGSGRVGTCREGSSAEQTWGWRAGTSCGSQAEKQETGAWEAVKGQEPNDPLEVGKESEAVPKTQPDRSSGAPENSKEVSEKEVSREETPRTWEQKEEEEDGWVTEQGMARGVESQLTWQGKPEQSVDADGPKVADGQRDEQVEEEAATETKGLGMKETTREEMGVMVVWSGESSSVLESTQGPGTDSEDWIASSNEEARIAPGREEMDFSEVQEAESRLVSGQRSPEVTGRVWVLEEAPKRDQEEEVDERGNVERNILLKQTQALGPKGTEEAADGLTTERKTAGQKPEEAGEVSEGEDDLCGKETDGRPDIAISVEEASLEEVVQVEETQREEGHYQDSDANLVLYNEAVDKADVEAIPEATSEEECIEERNEEAHKSLKALEVKVTENQEPEPMGGTQTPVGQPEEAQRGEDELERDPILSEEWVERRLEAYPQHPGPADPELPEAETWENRSKKGTESRNVQEEKDAEGEEEEAASQALKAEAEGKPLSELLEIQTYGTEKGQASIIENQVLEERKGDEAEPGQSLTESEARKSKADEVEATMPGGADNGGCRLEKVILSLQDSQDPGTSSWDAEVMEDEAGEGPVKEADVSWEKAFERGWESKGQEKVIEGEKQCEQEIGTVDSAEEPTGQSSHPEAGEAKEKEQAEAGESTMAEGTEEMGDTGSGSQEARAEETEALVQAEELLEEAGGGQVREPREGSEGQCGDHHPEGEAQKLPGMEDHVTEDLTLEAQETEPEALENAQEQEGQLPPQVSAGAVPVPSETMEAVESTRGDPGNGWSEALLPGSLLDVSVPRSRVLLSRSSSQRRSRPSFRRSLVTEQQDDIPCAQPQPGPSSPEPRPLQLEEAPEPSPPKPEGTPVPARRRPVGGFGIVHPGMMQELQARLARPKPQ, encoded by the exons ATGGACTTCCTCCGGCAGCATCTCCCTGGGCTGCATCAGGCCTTGAGGGGGGCACTG GATTCACTCAGCACCTTTGTGTCCTACCTCATAGGAGATGAGGTCCCCACTGTAGTGAGAGAGGAGCAGACTGCCCAAGTACTGGAGGAGGTGGCTTCTGGAAAACCAGAGAAAATTCTAGAGGAGGAAGCTTGGGAGGTTGTGGAGGGTCTTAGAGGTAGCCAAAGTGAAGGGGTTGGAGGACTGGGAGGGTCTGGAAGGGTGGGAACGTGCAGGGAGGGAAGCTCAGCTGAACAGACCTGGGGATGGAGAGCAGGCACCTCCTGTGGGTCCCAAGCAGAGAAGCAGGAAACTGGGGCCTGGGAGGCAGTCAAGGGCCAGGAGCCGAATGACCCTTTGGAGGTTGGGAAGGAGTCTGAGGCAGTGCCTAAGACTCAACCAGACCGGAGCAGTGGAGCCCCGGAGAACAGCAAGGAAGTCAGTGAGAAGGAAGTGAGTAGAGAGGAGACACCAAGAACCTGggaacagaaggaggaggaggaagatggctggGTGACAGAGCAAGGGATGGCCAGGGGGGTGGAGTCACAGCTGACCTGGCAAGGGAAGCCTGAGCAGAGTGTAGACGCTGATGGGCCCAAGGTAGCAGATGGACAGAGAGATGAGCAGGTAGAGGAGGAAGCAGCTACAGAAACCAAAGGGCTAGGAATGAAAGAGACTACAAGGGAAGAAATGGGGGTGATGGTGGTGTGGAGTGGTGAGAGCTCAAGTGTATTAGAGAGTACACAGGGTCCAGGGACAGACTCTGAAGACTGGATAGCCTCAAGTAATGAGGAGGCTAGGATAGCCCCAGGCAGGGAGGAAATGGACTTCTCAGAAGTCCAGGAAGCAGAATCAAGGCTTGTCTCTGGACAAAGGAGTCCAGAAGTTACTGGAAGAGTTTGGGTCCTAGAGGAGGCCCCCAAGAGAGATcaggaggaggaagtagatgAGAGAGGAAATGTTGAAAGAAATATTCTCCTTAAACAGACCCAGGCTCTAGGACCTAAGGGAACAGAGGAAGCAGCTGATGGGCTGACAACAGAAAGAAAGACTGCAGGCCAAAAGCCAGAGGAAGCAGGGGAGGTCTCCGAGGGGGAGGATGACCTGTGTGGGAAAGAGACAGATGGGAGGCCAGATATAGCAATCAGCGTTGAGGAAGCCAGTCTGGAGGAGGTGGTACAGGTAGAGGAGACCCAGAGGGAGGAGGGGCATTATCAGGACTCAGATGCTAACCTGGTCCTGTACAATGAAGCTGTAGATAAGGCAGATGTAGAGGCAATCCCAGAGGCCACATCTGAGGAGGAGTGCATAGAGGAGAGGAATGAGGAGGCTCACAAGAGCCTAAAAGCTTTAGAAGTGAAGGTCACTGAAAACCAGGAGCCTGAGCCAATGGGAGGCACTCAGACTCCAGTTGGGCAACCAGAGGAAGCACAGAGAGGTGAAGATGAGCTTGAGAGAGACCCCATCCTCAGTGAAGAGTGGGTAGAGAGGAGGCTGGAGGcatatccccagcacccagggcctgcagATCCTGAGCTACCTGAAGCAGAAACCTGGGAAAACAGGAGTAAGAAAGGCACAGAGAGCAGAAATGTCCAGGAGGAAAAAGATGCTGAaggtgaggaagaggaggctgcAAGCCAAGCACTGAAGGCAGAGGCCGAGGGAAAGCCATTGTCTGAACTGCTAGAGATCCAGACATATGGAACAGAGAAGGGCCAGGCCTCTATCATAGAGAACCAGGtgctagaagaaagaaaaggagatgagGCAGAGCCAGGCCAGTCACTGACTGAGTCAGAGGCTAGAAAGAGCAAGGCTGATGAGGTGGAGGCCACAATGCCAGGAGGGGCAGACAATGGAGGCTGCAGGCTGGAGAAAGTAATTCTGAGTCTTCAAGACAGCCAGGACCCAGGGACCAGTTCTTGGGATGCTGAGGTAATGGAGGATGAGGCTGGGGAAGGACCAGTAAAGGAGGCTGATGTGTCTTGGGAAAAAGCAtttgagaggggctgggagtccAAAGGGCAGGAGAAGGTCATAGAAGGAGAGAAGCAATGTGAGCAGGAGATTGGCACAGTGGACTCAGCAGAAGAGCCAACTGGCCAGAGTAGCCACCCAGAGGCTGGTGAGGCCAAGGAGAAAGaacaagctgaggcaggagagtcaACCATGGCAGAAGGGACTGAGGAGATGGGTGACACTGGGTCAGGTTCCCAGGAAGCCAGAGCAGAGGAAACTGAAGCCCTGGTACAGGCTGAGGAGCTTCTGGAAGAGGCTGGAGGAGGGCAAGTGAGAGAGCCAAGAGAAGGCAGCGAGGGGCAGTGTGGGGACCACCACCCCGAGGGAGAAGCACAAAAGCTGCCAGGTATGGAGGATCATGTGACTGAAGACCTGACACTGGAGGCCCAGGAGACTGAGCCAGAAGCCCTGGAGAATGCCCAGGAACAAGAGGGACAGCTGCCACCCCAGGTCTCTGCGGGGGCCGTGCCTGTGCCCTCGGAGACCATGGAGGCTGTGGAAAGTACCAGAGGCGATCCTGGTAACGGCTGGAGTGAG GCGCTGCTCCCTGGGTCCCTCTTGGATGTCTCTGTTCCACGGAGCCGCGTGCTTCTCTCCAGAAGTTCATCGCAGCGCCGCTCCAGGCCCTCTTTCCGTCGGTCCCTTGTCACTGAGCAGCAGGACGACATTCCCTGTGCCCAGCCCCAGCCAGGACCATCCTCTCCTGAACCCAGACCTCTCCAGCTGGAGGAAGCCCCTGAGCCAAGCCCTCCAAAACCCGAAGGGACTCCAGTGCCAGCCAGGAGAAGGCCCGTGGGAGG gTTTGGCATCGTTCATCCGGGTATGATGCAGGAACTACAAGCCCGACTGGCTCGGCCAAAACCCCAGTGA
- the Il27 gene encoding interleukin-27 subunit alpha: MAGSGVGFGLGFEKNCRKLRKGSLPSLKFFLNLLGLRLLLLSLLLVQAGVWGFPRPPQSLKELHEEFTISLHLARKLLSEVRGQAHRFAESHLPGVNLDLLPLGEQFPNVSLTFQAWRHLSDPDRLCFLSRSLEPFHELLGRLGGQEGWTSSERRQLWATRLDLRDLQRHLHFQVLAAGFSLSQEEKEEEEEEEEGLPLGAVGSPIQVSPQVSWPQLLYTYQLLRSLELALSRAVRDLLLLSKVGHPGLAWGS, translated from the exons ATGGCTGGATCTGGGGTGGGTTTTGGTTTAGGTTTCGAGAAGAATTGT CGCAAGCTCAGGAAaggttcccttccttctctcaagTTCTTCTTAAACCTTCTAGGGCTCAGACTGTTGCTGCTGTCCTTGCTTCTGGTACAAGCTGGCGTCTGGGGGTTCCCGAGGCCCCCCCAGAGCCTAAAGGAGCTGCATGAAGAGTTCACCATTAGCCTGCATCTAGCTAGAAAACTGCTCTCAGAAGTTCGGGGCCAGGCCCACCGCTTT GCTGAATCTCACCTGCCAGGAGTGAACCTAGATCTGCTGCCTTTGGGGGAACAGTTCCCCAACGTATCCTTGACCTTCCAGGCCTGGCGCCACCTCTCT GATCCAGACCGTCTCTGCTTCCTCTCCAGGAGCCTTGAGCCCTTCCATGAGCTGCTGGGAAGGCTGGGGGGCCAGGAGGGCTGGACCAGCTCCGAGAGGAGGCAGCTGTGGGCCACAAGGCTGGATCTCCGGGATCTGCAGAGGCATCTCCATTTCCAG GTGCTGGCTGCAGGATTCAGTCTCTctcaagaggaaaaggaggaagaggaagaagaggaggaggggctgcCCCTCGGGGCTGTGGGCAGCCCCATTCAGGTGTCACCCCAAGTGTCCTGGCCCCAGCTACTCTATACCTACCAGCTACTGCGCTCCTTGGAGCTTGCCCTGTCTCGGGCTGTGAGGGACTTGCTGCTGCTCTCCAAGGTGGGGCACCCAGGCCTAGCTTGGGGATCCTAA